A stretch of Arthrobacter sp. NEB 688 DNA encodes these proteins:
- a CDS encoding glutamate-cysteine ligase family protein: MGAEVTAQSYSREERQRYREKVRQNLDVFERMLTTSSFEFDRPMTGLEIELNLVDEHQDPHFHNAAVLEAIADPGYQTELARYNIELNVPPRPLPGDSAIELEHDLRESLNAADAAAQEVGSKIVAIGILPTIMPEHYEGDWISANNRYTALNDSIVGARGEDVYLDIEGPTGERVATYCSSIAPESACTSVQLHLQVAPHEFAQHWNAAQALSSVQLALAANSPYFFGKRLHAETRIELFSQATDTRPVELKNQGVRPRVFFGERWITSIFDLFEENVRYFPTLLAEITDEDPMAKLEAGVAPELAELRLHNGTVYRWNRPIYDIVGGTPHLRVENRVLPAGPTIADVLANAAFYYGAVRHLAAAERPVWTKMSFAACADNFERAARAGMDARLYWPGFGEVSADELVLRHLLPMAHEGLRSWGVSDAVRERYLGIIEGRATTGINGAEWQTRTVEHLEAQGHDRRDALRRMLARYSELMDSNEPVHTWPLP; encoded by the coding sequence ATGGGTGCGGAGGTCACGGCGCAGAGCTACTCGCGCGAAGAGCGTCAGCGGTACCGGGAGAAGGTCCGGCAGAACCTCGACGTCTTCGAGCGGATGCTCACGACGAGCTCGTTCGAGTTCGACCGGCCGATGACCGGCCTCGAGATCGAGCTCAACCTCGTCGACGAGCACCAGGACCCGCACTTCCACAACGCGGCGGTCCTCGAGGCCATCGCCGACCCGGGCTACCAGACCGAGCTGGCGCGCTACAACATCGAGCTCAACGTGCCCCCGCGCCCGCTGCCCGGCGACTCCGCCATCGAGCTCGAGCACGACCTCCGGGAGAGCCTCAACGCGGCCGACGCCGCCGCGCAGGAGGTCGGCTCGAAGATCGTCGCGATCGGCATCCTCCCGACGATCATGCCCGAGCACTACGAGGGCGACTGGATCAGCGCGAACAACCGCTACACGGCGCTCAACGACTCGATCGTCGGGGCCCGCGGCGAGGACGTCTACCTCGACATCGAGGGCCCGACCGGCGAGCGCGTCGCCACGTACTGCTCCTCCATCGCCCCCGAGTCGGCGTGCACCTCGGTGCAGCTGCACCTCCAGGTGGCGCCGCACGAGTTCGCCCAGCACTGGAACGCGGCCCAGGCCCTCTCGTCGGTGCAGCTCGCGCTGGCCGCCAACAGCCCCTACTTCTTCGGCAAGCGGCTGCACGCCGAGACCCGCATCGAGCTGTTCAGCCAGGCCACCGACACCCGGCCGGTCGAGCTGAAGAACCAGGGCGTGCGCCCGCGCGTGTTCTTCGGCGAGCGCTGGATCACCTCGATCTTCGACCTCTTCGAGGAGAACGTCCGCTACTTCCCGACCCTCCTCGCCGAGATCACCGACGAGGACCCGATGGCCAAGCTCGAGGCGGGCGTCGCGCCCGAGCTCGCCGAGCTGCGGCTGCACAACGGCACGGTCTACCGCTGGAACCGCCCGATCTACGACATCGTCGGCGGCACCCCGCACCTGCGGGTCGAGAACCGGGTGCTGCCGGCCGGCCCGACGATCGCCGACGTCCTCGCCAACGCCGCGTTCTACTACGGCGCGGTGCGCCACCTCGCGGCGGCCGAGCGCCCGGTCTGGACGAAGATGAGCTTCGCGGCCTGCGCCGACAACTTCGAGCGGGCCGCCCGGGCCGGGATGGACGCGCGCCTGTACTGGCCGGGCTTCGGCGAGGTCTCGGCCGACGAGCTCGTCCTGCGCCACCTGCTGCCGATGGCCCACGAGGGGCTGCGCTCCTGGGGTGTCTCGGACGCCGTGCGCGAGCGCTACCTCGGCATCATCGAGGGCCGCGCGACGACGGGCATCAACGGGGCCGAGTGGCAGACCCGCACGGTCGAGCACCTCGAGGCGCAGGGCCACGACCGGCGCGACGCGCTGCGCCGGATGCTCGCCCGCTACTCCGAGCTGATGGACTCCAACGAGCCGGTGCACACCTGGCCGCTGCCCTAG
- a CDS encoding L-threonylcarbamoyladenylate synthase, with the protein MARYLDVHPVDPQPRSVAQTVAVLDDGGLVAYPTDSGYALGARMGDQQAKERIRSIRRLDDRHHYTLVCRDFAQLGQLVHVDNHVFRAVKAATPGPYTFILPATHEVPRRLLHPKKRTVGVRIPEHPVVRALLAALGEPMLSSTLILPGESEPMTDGWAVKEALDHVVDVVIDSGECGTEPTTVVDFTSGEPSGEVVRQGAGAWPAR; encoded by the coding sequence ATGGCCCGCTACCTCGACGTCCACCCGGTCGACCCCCAGCCGCGGTCGGTCGCGCAGACGGTCGCCGTGCTCGACGACGGCGGCCTCGTCGCCTACCCGACCGACTCCGGGTACGCGCTCGGCGCGCGGATGGGCGACCAGCAGGCCAAGGAGCGCATCCGCAGCATCCGCCGGCTCGACGACCGCCACCACTACACGCTCGTCTGCCGCGACTTCGCGCAGCTGGGCCAGCTGGTGCACGTCGACAACCACGTCTTCCGCGCGGTCAAGGCCGCGACGCCGGGGCCGTACACGTTCATCCTCCCGGCGACCCACGAGGTGCCGCGCCGCCTGCTGCACCCGAAGAAGCGCACGGTGGGTGTCCGGATCCCCGAGCACCCGGTCGTCCGCGCGCTGCTCGCCGCGCTCGGCGAGCCGATGCTGTCCTCGACGCTCATCCTCCCCGGCGAGAGCGAGCCCATGACCGACGGGTGGGCGGTCAAGGAGGCGCTCGACCACGTCGTCGACGTCGTCATCGACTCGGGGGAGTGCGGCACCGAGCCGACGACGGTCGTCGACTTCACGAGCGGCGAGCCGTCGGGCGAGGTCGTCCGCCAGGGCGCCGGAGCCTGGCCCGCGCGCTGA
- a CDS encoding OsmC family protein encodes MTQPQQETGGTGLGHRSVSMTRVGKGLYEVTNERGGTMLVGGGGDSADFTPVELFLVSMAACSATDVDFITSRIAEPTSFDVVSEGEKSKDEGGNHLSDIEITFTVRFPEGADGDRARERLPRAIAQSGDRLCTVSRTVQRGAPVTYHEA; translated from the coding sequence ATGACGCAGCCGCAGCAGGAGACCGGCGGGACCGGCCTCGGCCACCGGAGCGTGTCGATGACGCGCGTCGGCAAGGGCCTGTACGAGGTCACCAACGAGCGCGGCGGGACGATGCTCGTCGGGGGCGGCGGAGACTCGGCGGACTTCACCCCGGTCGAGCTCTTCCTCGTCTCGATGGCCGCCTGCAGCGCCACGGACGTCGACTTCATCACGAGCCGGATCGCCGAGCCCACCTCGTTCGACGTCGTCTCCGAGGGCGAGAAGAGCAAGGACGAGGGCGGAAACCACCTCTCCGACATCGAGATCACCTTCACGGTGCGCTTCCCCGAGGGTGCCGACGGCGACCGGGCGCGCGAGCGCCTGCCCCGCGCCATCGCCCAGAGCGGGGACCGGCTGTGCACCGTCTCGCGCACCGTGCAGCGCGGTGCCCCGGTGACGTACCACGAGGCCTGA
- a CDS encoding excinuclease ABC subunit UvrA has protein sequence MGGAGSHDVIRVQGARENNLKDVSVVLPKRRLTVFTGVSGSGKSSLVFGTVAAEAQRLVNETYSAFVQGFMPSLARPDVDRLEGLTTAIIVDQERMGANPRSTVGTATDAHAMLRILFGRLGEPHVGPPTAFSFNVPTRTASGVMPTEKGGRVEKSVVKGAVYLGGMCPRCEGLGQVTDIDLTALYDAERSLADGALLVPGYSMDGWYGRLFAGMGLPMDVPVGSFTAKQLDTMLHAAPTKIRVEGVNLTFEGVVPRIRRSMLSKDPEAMQPHVRRFVERAVTFQRCPACDGTRLGPEVLASRVHGRNIAELCALQVSDLAAWVAALDEPSVAPLLAGLRHLLDSFVDIGLGYLSLDRPAGTLSGGEAQRTKMIRHLGSALTDVTYVFDEPTIGLHPHDVQRMNDLLLRLRDKGNTVLVVEHKPEAIAVADHVVDLGPGAGSAGGEVCFEGSVEGLRASDTVTGRHLADRVALKPTVRTPTGVLEVRGASTHNLRDVDVDLPLGVLCVVTGVAGSGKSSLVSGSVEGREGVAVVDQGAIKGSRRSNAATYTGLLEPVRKAFATANGVPASLFSSNSEGACPTCGGAGVIVTELGLMASVETTCEECEGRRFRAEVLEHTLGGRSIAEVLALTVTEAEAFFAAGEGRVPAAHRVLQRLADVGLGYLTLGQPLTTLSGGERQRLKLATRMGESGTTLYVLDEPTTGLHLADVERLLALLDRLVDGGTSVLVVEHHQAVMAHADWVVDLGPGAGHDGGRVVFEGPPSRLVAEASTLTGRHLAAYCAP, from the coding sequence ATGGGAGGGGCCGGCTCGCACGACGTCATCCGGGTCCAGGGGGCCCGCGAGAACAACCTCAAGGACGTCAGCGTCGTCCTGCCCAAGCGCCGGCTCACCGTGTTCACGGGGGTGTCGGGCTCGGGCAAGAGCTCGCTCGTGTTCGGGACGGTCGCCGCCGAAGCACAGCGCCTCGTCAACGAGACCTACAGCGCGTTCGTCCAGGGGTTCATGCCGAGCCTGGCCCGACCGGACGTCGACCGGCTCGAGGGGCTGACGACGGCGATCATCGTCGACCAGGAGCGGATGGGGGCCAACCCGCGCTCGACGGTCGGCACGGCCACCGACGCGCACGCGATGCTCCGCATCCTCTTCGGCCGCCTCGGGGAGCCCCACGTCGGCCCGCCGACGGCGTTCTCCTTCAACGTCCCGACGCGCACCGCGAGCGGGGTCATGCCCACCGAGAAGGGCGGGCGCGTCGAGAAGAGCGTCGTCAAGGGTGCCGTGTACCTCGGCGGCATGTGCCCGCGCTGCGAGGGCCTGGGCCAGGTCACCGACATCGACCTCACCGCCCTCTACGACGCCGAGCGCTCGCTCGCCGACGGGGCGCTGCTCGTGCCCGGGTACTCGATGGACGGCTGGTACGGGCGCCTGTTCGCCGGGATGGGCCTGCCGATGGACGTGCCCGTCGGCTCGTTCACGGCGAAGCAGCTCGACACGATGCTCCACGCGGCGCCGACGAAGATCCGGGTCGAGGGCGTCAACCTCACCTTCGAGGGCGTCGTGCCGCGGATCCGCCGCTCGATGCTCTCCAAGGACCCGGAGGCGATGCAGCCGCACGTGCGCCGCTTCGTCGAGCGGGCGGTCACCTTCCAGCGCTGCCCGGCGTGCGACGGCACCCGCCTGGGGCCCGAGGTGCTCGCGTCGCGCGTCCACGGGCGCAACATCGCGGAGCTGTGCGCGCTGCAGGTCAGCGACCTCGCCGCGTGGGTCGCCGCGCTCGACGAGCCCTCGGTCGCCCCGCTGCTCGCGGGGCTGCGCCACCTCCTCGACTCGTTCGTCGACATCGGCCTCGGCTATCTCTCGCTCGACCGGCCGGCGGGCACGCTCTCCGGTGGCGAGGCCCAGCGCACGAAGATGATCCGGCACCTCGGCTCGGCCCTCACCGACGTCACCTACGTCTTCGACGAGCCGACGATCGGGCTGCACCCGCACGACGTCCAGCGGATGAACGACCTCCTCCTGCGGCTGCGCGACAAGGGCAACACGGTCCTCGTCGTCGAGCACAAGCCGGAGGCGATCGCCGTCGCCGACCACGTCGTCGACCTCGGGCCGGGCGCCGGCAGCGCCGGGGGAGAGGTCTGCTTCGAGGGGAGCGTCGAGGGCCTGCGGGCGAGCGACACCGTGACCGGGCGCCACCTCGCCGACCGGGTCGCGCTCAAGCCGACGGTGCGCACCCCCACCGGCGTGCTCGAGGTGCGGGGCGCCTCCACCCACAACCTGCGCGACGTCGACGTCGACCTCCCGCTCGGGGTGCTCTGCGTCGTCACCGGGGTCGCCGGGTCGGGGAAGAGCTCGCTGGTCAGCGGTTCGGTCGAGGGACGCGAGGGGGTCGCCGTCGTCGACCAGGGCGCCATCAAGGGCTCGCGGCGGAGCAACGCGGCGACGTACACCGGTCTGCTGGAACCCGTCCGGAAGGCCTTCGCGACGGCGAACGGCGTGCCCGCGTCGCTCTTCAGCTCCAACTCCGAGGGCGCGTGCCCGACCTGCGGCGGTGCGGGCGTCATCGTCACCGAGCTCGGCCTCATGGCGAGCGTCGAGACGACGTGCGAGGAGTGCGAGGGGCGCCGGTTCCGGGCCGAGGTGCTCGAGCACACCCTCGGGGGCCGGTCGATCGCCGAGGTCCTCGCCCTGACGGTCACCGAGGCCGAGGCGTTCTTCGCGGCGGGGGAGGGGCGGGTCCCCGCGGCGCACCGGGTCCTGCAGCGCCTCGCCGACGTCGGCCTCGGGTACCTGACGCTCGGGCAGCCGCTGACGACGCTGTCCGGCGGCGAGCGGCAGCGGCTCAAGCTCGCGACGCGGATGGGGGAGTCGGGCACGACGCTCTACGTCCTCGACGAGCCGACCACCGGCCTCCACCTCGCCGACGTCGAGCGCCTGCTCGCGCTGCTCGACCGCCTCGTCGACGGCGGCACCTCGGTCCTCGTCGTCGAGCACCACCAGGCCGTCATGGCGCACGCCGACTGGGTGGTCGACCTCGGGCCGGGCGCCGGGCACGACGGCGGCCGGGTCGTCTTCGAGGGCCCGCCGTCACGGCTCGTGGCCGAGGCCTCGACGCTCACCGGGCGCCACCTCGCCGCCTACTGCGCACCGTGA
- a CDS encoding single-stranded DNA-binding protein, whose translation MAGSADVDRSGDVNTVHLVGRVTSLDPPRTLPSGDVVHGVRVTVGREARARPGVDALDVACWSAATRRVAGRLEVGDRVEVDGSLRRRFFRAGGAPASRYEVEARRLRRVSAPAS comes from the coding sequence ATGGCAGGATCCGCCGACGTCGACCGCAGCGGCGACGTCAACACGGTCCACCTCGTCGGGCGGGTCACCTCGCTCGACCCGCCGCGCACGCTGCCGAGCGGCGACGTCGTGCACGGCGTGCGGGTCACGGTCGGCCGCGAGGCGCGGGCCCGCCCGGGGGTCGACGCCCTCGACGTCGCGTGCTGGAGCGCGGCCACCCGCCGCGTCGCCGGCCGCCTCGAGGTCGGTGACCGCGTCGAGGTCGACGGCAGCCTGCGCCGGCGCTTCTTCCGCGCCGGCGGGGCCCCGGCCAGCCGCTACGAGGTCGAGGCGCGTCGGCTGCGGCGCGTCAGCGCGCCGGCGTCCTAG
- a CDS encoding methyltransferase domain-containing protein produces MQCDDYDAGRCRSCTLMGTAYADQLADKDRHVRSTLAPHTEGTTWLEPVRSPASHFRNKAKLVVGGTPGHPTLGILDAGGRGVDLRRCGLYEPGLSATFDPLHRLLVDHRVVPYDVPSRRGELKHLLVTHSPDGEHLVRFVVRTQEGLQAVRRLLPDLRAALPSARVVTVNLHPEHKAVLEGETEVVLTDEAVLPMRLGGVTLRLGPRAFFQTNTLVATALYAQAAAWAERLSPAAVTDLYCGVGGFALHLAAPGRRVTGVEVSAEAVAAARASADEMASGTAGLDIRFTAGDATDGVPGDPDLVVVNPPRRGIGADLAARLEASGARHVVYSSCNVDTLARDLAAMPSFRAREGRVVDMFPQTRHVETVLLLERG; encoded by the coding sequence ATGCAGTGCGACGACTACGACGCCGGACGGTGCCGCTCGTGCACCCTCATGGGCACGGCCTACGCCGACCAGCTGGCCGACAAGGACCGGCACGTGCGGAGCACGCTCGCGCCGCACACCGAGGGCACGACCTGGCTCGAGCCGGTCCGCTCCCCCGCCTCGCACTTCCGGAACAAGGCCAAGCTCGTCGTCGGCGGCACGCCCGGGCACCCGACGCTCGGCATCCTCGACGCCGGCGGCCGCGGGGTCGACCTGCGCCGCTGCGGCCTCTACGAGCCGGGGCTCTCCGCGACCTTCGACCCGCTGCACCGACTGCTCGTCGACCACCGCGTCGTGCCCTACGACGTCCCGTCCCGACGCGGCGAGCTCAAGCACCTGCTCGTCACCCACTCCCCCGACGGTGAGCACCTGGTGCGCTTCGTCGTCCGGACCCAGGAGGGCCTGCAGGCCGTGCGCCGGCTGCTGCCGGACCTGCGGGCCGCGCTGCCGTCGGCCCGCGTCGTCACGGTCAACCTCCACCCCGAGCACAAGGCGGTGCTCGAGGGCGAGACCGAGGTGGTCCTCACCGACGAGGCGGTGCTGCCGATGCGCCTCGGCGGGGTCACGCTGCGCCTCGGGCCGCGCGCCTTCTTCCAGACCAACACCCTCGTCGCGACGGCCCTCTACGCGCAGGCCGCGGCGTGGGCCGAGCGCCTCTCCCCCGCTGCCGTCACCGACCTGTACTGCGGGGTCGGCGGGTTCGCGCTGCACCTCGCGGCGCCGGGCCGCCGCGTCACCGGCGTCGAGGTGTCCGCCGAGGCGGTCGCCGCAGCCCGGGCCTCCGCGGACGAGATGGCCTCTGGCACAGCAGGACTGGACATCCGGTTCACGGCCGGCGACGCCACCGACGGGGTGCCCGGCGACCCGGACCTCGTCGTCGTCAACCCGCCCCGCCGCGGGATCGGCGCCGACCTCGCCGCCCGGCTCGAGGCCTCGGGCGCCCGGCACGTCGTCTACTCCAGCTGCAACGTCGACACCCTGGCCCGTGACCTCGCCGCGATGCCCTCGTTCAGGGCGCGCGAGGGACGGGTCGTCGACATGTTCCCCCAGACCCGCCACGTCGAGACCGTCCTGCTGCTCGAGCGCGGCTGA
- a CDS encoding 2-phosphosulfolactate phosphatase, whose translation MSAPFDQSASAVRMDWGPSAAQVVRADLVVVVDVLSFTTAVTVAVGRGSTVLPFAWRDERAVEHAAAHDAVLAVGRHEAGLPGAVGAPSLSPAGLLAGPVVPRLVLPSPNGSSISASLRATGATVLAGCLRNASAVGRWLAPRVRAGRTLAVVAAGERWPTDGSLRPALEDHLGAGAVLSALRAAVGTSSWSPEAESAADLFDVAGPRLVDRLHRCVGGRELTAAGFADDVAVAADLDASDVVPVLTDAGFVPAR comes from the coding sequence GTGAGCGCGCCGTTCGACCAGTCCGCGTCCGCCGTCCGGATGGACTGGGGCCCGAGCGCGGCGCAGGTCGTCCGGGCCGACCTCGTGGTCGTCGTCGACGTCCTCAGCTTCACGACGGCCGTCACGGTCGCGGTGGGCCGAGGCAGCACCGTCCTGCCGTTCGCCTGGCGCGACGAGCGCGCCGTCGAGCACGCGGCCGCCCACGACGCGGTCCTCGCGGTGGGCCGGCACGAGGCCGGGCTGCCCGGGGCGGTCGGCGCCCCGTCGCTGTCGCCCGCCGGGCTGCTGGCCGGGCCCGTCGTGCCGCGCCTGGTCCTGCCGTCGCCCAACGGCTCGAGCATCAGCGCGTCCCTGCGAGCCACCGGGGCGACGGTTCTCGCCGGGTGCCTGCGCAACGCCTCGGCGGTCGGCCGGTGGCTCGCGCCGCGGGTGCGGGCCGGCCGGACGCTCGCCGTCGTGGCCGCCGGTGAGCGCTGGCCGACGGACGGGTCGCTGCGCCCGGCGCTCGAGGACCACCTGGGCGCCGGCGCGGTCCTGTCGGCGCTGCGGGCGGCGGTCGGCACGTCGTCGTGGAGCCCGGAGGCCGAGAGCGCCGCCGACCTGTTCGACGTCGCCGGTCCGCGGCTCGTCGACCGGCTGCACAGGTGCGTCGGTGGTCGTGAGCTCACCGCCGCGGGCTTCGCCGACGACGTCGCCGTCGCCGCGGACCTCGACGCGAGCGACGTCGTGCCCGTGCTCACCGACGCAGGGTTCGTCCCGGCCCGGTGA
- a CDS encoding exonuclease SbcCD subunit D — protein MRFLHTSDWHLGRSFHGVGLLPAQAAHLDHLVEVVRTEGVDAVLVSGDVYDRAMPAPDTVALLSQTLERLVDAGARVVVSSGNHDSAVRLGFASGLLERAGVHLRTSVADVGRPVMVGDVAVHPLPYLEPALVADALGAPERTHAAVLRAALDRVRADAATRGGRTVVMAHAFVSGGLSSDSERDISVGGVAAVPVDVFDGVDYAALGHLHGRQRVSESVRYSGSPVAMSFSEHAHTKGGLLVDLGGAAPVVTKIDAPVERPLAVLRGHLEDLLADPRHADVERAWCQVTLTDPARPLGAMDRVRRRFPHTLELRFEPEGAAVPLRPYATRVRAASVVDVCCDFLDHVRGGRPADAQERALLDEAVTAARVERGVADDEGVASARGSGAA, from the coding sequence GTGCGGTTCCTCCACACCTCCGACTGGCACCTGGGACGCTCGTTCCACGGGGTCGGGCTGCTGCCTGCCCAGGCGGCCCACCTCGACCACCTCGTCGAGGTCGTCCGCACCGAGGGCGTCGACGCCGTCCTCGTCAGCGGTGACGTCTACGACCGGGCGATGCCCGCGCCCGACACCGTCGCGCTGCTGTCGCAGACCCTCGAGCGCCTCGTCGACGCGGGCGCGCGGGTGGTGGTCTCCAGCGGCAACCACGACTCGGCGGTCCGGCTCGGGTTCGCCTCGGGGCTGCTCGAGCGCGCAGGCGTGCACCTGCGCACCTCCGTCGCCGACGTCGGCCGCCCGGTGATGGTCGGCGACGTCGCCGTCCACCCCCTCCCCTACCTCGAGCCCGCGCTCGTCGCCGACGCGCTCGGGGCCCCCGAGCGCACCCACGCCGCGGTGCTGCGCGCAGCCCTCGACCGCGTGCGCGCCGACGCCGCGACCCGGGGCGGGCGCACCGTCGTCATGGCCCACGCCTTCGTCTCGGGCGGGCTCTCCAGCGACTCCGAGCGCGACATCTCGGTCGGCGGGGTCGCCGCGGTGCCGGTCGACGTCTTCGACGGGGTCGACTATGCGGCCCTCGGCCACCTCCACGGGCGCCAGCGGGTCTCGGAGTCGGTGCGCTACAGCGGTTCCCCGGTCGCGATGTCGTTCAGCGAGCACGCCCACACCAAGGGCGGCCTCCTCGTCGACCTCGGGGGCGCGGCGCCGGTCGTCACGAAGATCGACGCTCCCGTGGAGCGGCCGCTGGCCGTCCTGCGCGGCCACCTCGAGGACCTCCTCGCCGACCCCCGGCACGCCGACGTCGAGCGCGCGTGGTGCCAGGTCACCCTCACCGACCCCGCGCGCCCGCTCGGCGCGATGGACCGGGTGCGCCGCCGCTTCCCCCACACCCTCGAGCTGCGCTTCGAGCCCGAGGGGGCCGCCGTCCCGCTGCGGCCCTACGCGACCCGGGTGCGCGCGGCGTCGGTCGTCGACGTCTGCTGCGACTTCCTCGACCACGTCCGCGGCGGTCGTCCGGCCGACGCGCAGGAGCGCGCCCTGCTCGACGAGGCGGTCACCGCGGCCCGCGTCGAGCGCGGCGTCGCCGACGACGAGGGCGTGGCGTCCGCCCGCGGCTCGGGGGCGGCGTGA
- a CDS encoding histidine phosphatase family protein, producing MSSRGRLVLLRHGETEWSATGRHTGLTDVPLTTAGEDAARAVAPLLARFDVVATLTSPLERARHTAGLAGLAAEPDPDLLEWDYGGWEGLTTPEIRERTGDPAWTVFRDGVVPGATPGESVEEVAARAARVLARAAPLLAGGDVALVAHGHLLRVLAATWLRQEPRLAAHLLLDPAHVGVLDEEHDLPVVRAWNLGAAG from the coding sequence ATGTCCTCGCGCGGCCGTCTCGTCCTGCTCCGCCACGGCGAGACCGAGTGGTCGGCCACCGGGCGGCACACCGGGCTCACCGACGTGCCGCTGACGACCGCCGGCGAGGACGCGGCGCGCGCGGTCGCGCCGCTGCTCGCCCGCTTCGACGTCGTCGCGACCCTCACCTCGCCGCTGGAACGCGCCCGGCACACCGCCGGGCTCGCCGGCCTCGCGGCCGAGCCCGACCCGGACCTGCTCGAGTGGGACTACGGCGGCTGGGAGGGGCTGACCACGCCCGAGATCCGGGAGCGGACCGGCGACCCCGCGTGGACCGTCTTCCGCGACGGCGTCGTCCCGGGCGCCACCCCCGGCGAGAGCGTCGAGGAGGTCGCGGCCCGGGCCGCGCGCGTCCTCGCGCGCGCCGCCCCGCTGCTGGCCGGGGGCGACGTCGCGCTCGTCGCGCACGGGCACCTCCTGCGGGTGCTCGCCGCGACGTGGCTGCGGCAGGAGCCGCGCCTGGCGGCCCACCTCCTGCTCGACCCCGCGCACGTCGGCGTGCTCGACGAGGAGCACGACCTGCCGGTGGTGCGCGCCTGGAACCTCGGCGCCGCCGGCTGA
- a CDS encoding DUF1028 domain-containing protein encodes MTFSIAARDGDAWGVAVASKFLAVGSVVPRVVPGVCAVATQAMARVAYLDELEAGLRGGDATSDVLAAATGADPGREDRQVGVVGPDGGATFTGSGCMTWAGGVAEGDERTAFAVQGNILTGPDVVEAMVQAWRAQEGLPLETRLMAVLLAGDAAGGDSRGRQSAALLVRAPGAGYDASGVVADLRVDDHPDATTELARLHGLSTLYFGTAQDVQPLTGELREEVAARLAELGHTGDVEAALEAWMGGANLENRHADGGIDRRVLAVLRGDEQG; translated from the coding sequence ATGACCTTCTCCATCGCCGCCCGCGACGGGGACGCCTGGGGCGTCGCCGTGGCCAGCAAGTTCCTCGCCGTCGGCTCCGTCGTGCCCCGCGTCGTGCCCGGCGTCTGCGCCGTCGCGACCCAGGCGATGGCCCGCGTCGCCTACCTCGACGAGCTGGAGGCCGGCCTGCGCGGCGGTGACGCCACGAGCGACGTCCTCGCCGCCGCGACCGGCGCCGACCCCGGCCGCGAGGACCGGCAGGTCGGCGTCGTCGGCCCGGACGGTGGCGCGACCTTCACCGGCTCCGGGTGCATGACGTGGGCCGGTGGTGTCGCCGAGGGCGACGAGCGCACGGCGTTCGCGGTGCAGGGCAACATCCTCACCGGCCCCGACGTCGTCGAGGCGATGGTCCAGGCCTGGCGCGCGCAGGAGGGCCTGCCGCTCGAGACCCGGCTCATGGCCGTGCTCCTGGCCGGCGACGCCGCGGGCGGCGACTCCCGCGGCCGGCAGAGCGCCGCGCTGCTCGTCAGGGCACCGGGCGCCGGCTACGACGCGAGCGGGGTCGTCGCGGACCTGCGGGTCGACGACCACCCGGACGCCACGACCGAGCTCGCCCGCCTCCACGGCCTCTCGACGCTCTACTTCGGCACGGCGCAGGACGTGCAGCCGCTGACCGGGGAGCTGCGGGAGGAGGTGGCCGCGCGGCTGGCCGAGCTCGGCCACACCGGCGACGTCGAGGCGGCGCTCGAGGCCTGGATGGGCGGGGCGAACCTCGAGAACCGGCACGCCGACGGCGGCATCGACCGCCGTGTCCTCGCCGTCCTGCGGGGCGATGAGCAGGGCTGA
- a CDS encoding SGNH/GDSL hydrolase family protein: MPDLDPLLGYANRTGRAPGRGVRALGLVLPGVRRVQGTAIPWADAWAAHNRTALTTPGRRWVVLGDSMSQAVGASAWDSGWVDRAAASLAGDGLPLVVVNLSATGARTADVVDQQLPVLRALPPALGTDAPDLVSVMVGSNDLFAGGGVRDRLPDEFARMVAALPQDAVVATLPQPRTAAHRANAHLEKAVARGALRAVDMRTEGPSSWRGRLAADLFHPNDAGYAELARAFVPHLRAALRATARD, encoded by the coding sequence GTGCCGGACCTCGACCCGCTCCTCGGCTACGCCAACCGCACCGGACGTGCGCCCGGGCGCGGCGTGCGGGCGCTCGGGCTCGTCCTGCCCGGTGTCCGACGCGTCCAGGGCACGGCGATCCCGTGGGCCGACGCCTGGGCGGCGCACAACCGCACGGCCCTGACGACGCCCGGGCGGCGCTGGGTCGTCCTCGGCGACTCGATGTCGCAGGCCGTCGGCGCCTCCGCCTGGGACAGCGGCTGGGTCGACCGGGCCGCCGCGAGCCTCGCCGGTGACGGGCTCCCCCTCGTCGTCGTCAACCTCTCCGCGACCGGCGCCCGCACCGCCGACGTCGTCGACCAGCAGCTGCCCGTGCTGCGCGCCCTGCCCCCGGCGCTCGGCACCGACGCGCCGGACCTCGTCTCCGTCATGGTCGGTTCCAACGACCTCTTCGCCGGCGGCGGCGTGCGCGACCGGCTGCCCGACGAGTTCGCCCGGATGGTCGCGGCCCTCCCGCAGGACGCCGTCGTCGCGACGCTCCCCCAGCCCCGCACCGCGGCCCACCGGGCCAACGCCCACCTGGAGAAGGCCGTGGCCCGCGGCGCGCTGCGGGCGGTCGACATGCGCACGGAGGGCCCGAGCAGCTGGCGGGGGCGCCTGGCCGCCGACCTCTTCCACCCCAACGACGCCGGCTACGCCGAGCTGGCCCGGGCCTTCGTGCCGCACCTGCGCGCCGCCCTGCGGGCCACGGCGCGGGACTGA